ATGAAAAAGAGAAATTTAGAATATGGATTAGCGTCATTATGTATTGGTGGGGGTATGGGTACTGCTATTGTTATTAAAAATTTATGATTTGAAGGTGAAAAAATGAATGTTGGAATAATGGGAATTGGAACATATATACCAAATAATTATATGACGGCTGAGGAAATATCTAAAAAAAGTGGAATACCTACTGATGTTATTAAAGAAAAATTTGGAGTATTAAAAAAACCTATTCCCGGACCTAAAGATACAACTAGTTATATGGGAATAGAAGCTGCAAAAAACGCTATTGAAAATGCTAAAATAACTCCTGAAGAAATTGATTTAGTAATATGGAATGGAGGGCAACATAAAGATTATCCAAGCTGGTTAGCGGGTTTAAAAGTAGCAGATACTTTAGGAGCAAAAAACGCTTGGTCATTTGATATGGAATCCATGTGTGGCTCAATGATGTCTGGTATGGAAGTTGCTCGTTCAATGATGATTGCTAATGAAGATATTAATACTGTATTATTAGTAAGCGGTTATAGAAATGGAGATTTAATTAATTATAATGTAAAAGAAACGTCATTTATGTTTGATATAGGCGCTGGTGGTGCAGCAATTGTATTAAGAAAAAACTTTAATAGAAATGTTATATTAGGCACTGCATTTAAGGGAGATGGTTCTTTTTCTGAGGATTGTGTAGTTGAAGTTGGTGGGACAAAAAAATGGCCTATGGAAGAAAAAGATGTAAAGAGCATGCATTTTGTAGTAAGAGATGTTGAAAATTTTAAAGAAAAACTTAAAGAAAAAACAATGCCAAATTTTTATTATGTAATTGATAAATCTTTAGAAAAATCAAAATTAACTAGAAAAGATATAAATTATTTAGCTATTTTACATTTCAAACGTTCTGCGCATTATGCTGTATTAGATGAATTAGGATTAAATAAACATCAATCTACTTACCTTGAAAATTTTGGTCATATAGGGCAAAATGATCAAATATTATCTATAGAATTAGGTCTAAAATCTGGAAAAATTAAAGATGGTGACAATATAGTAATGGTTGGTGCAGGATTAGGATTTGTTTGGGCATCTGCGGTAGTTAAATGGGGAGAATTTAAGGGGTGATAATATGTGGAAAGATATGTATAAAAATAAGCTAAAATCTATTGAAGAGGTTATTTTATCTTTACCGAAAAAAGCTACTATAATAACTGGTTTAGCTTCTGCAGAAGCACAAGGGTTATTAGAAAATTTGCACAAATATAAAAATCATTTTGATAAATTAAAAGTTGTTACATGTTTAAATATGAAAGAATATGACTTTTTTATGGATAAAGAATATGAAAATACGTATGAAAATAATTCTTGGTTTTTAAGCCCACCTACAAGAAAAGCACAAAAAATAGGATTAAACACAGTTGATTTTATACCTAATAATTTACACATGGCAGGGACAGATAAATTAATGAATGAAAGAGAAGAAGGAAATACAATAGTTTTTTGGGGAACAGTTACTCCAATGCATGAAAAAACTGGGTATTTAAATTTAGGAATTTCAAATGTATATGAACTTGATGTTTTAGAAAATGCTGATATGGTTATTTTAGAAGTAAATAATAAATTTATTTGGACACACGGTGAAACACAAGTTCACATATCTCAAGCAAATTACATTGTTGAGAACTCATGGGATATACCTGAATTACCTATTGTTGAACCAACAGAAACTGAGAAAGTGATTGCTCAATATATTTCAGAATTAGTTAATGATGGTTCTACATTACAGATTGGTATAGGGGGTATTCCAAATGCTGTAGCAAAATTATTAAATCATAAAAAGGATTTGGGAATTCATACTGAAATGTTTACCGAATCAATGATAGATCTTTTTGAAGCTGGAGCTATAACTAATATGAAAAAAACATTGTGGAAAGGAAAATTTGTTTGTACATTTGCTTTAGGAACAAAAAGAATGTATGAATGGTTGAATAATAACCCTGGAGTTTGGATAATGAGAGGAAGATACGTTAATGATCCATATATAATAGCAAAAAATGATAATATGGTAAGCATTAATACTGCAATTACTGTAGACTTAAGTGGCCAAGTATGTTCAGAATCATTAGGGAATAGACAATATTCTGGTACTGGTGGTCAATTAGATACTCATAGAGGAGCTGTTATGAGCAAAAATGGAAAAGGGATAATTGCTTTAAGATCTACAGCAAAAAATGGATCAATATCTACTATTATACCAATGTTACCTCAAGGATCATATGTAACTGTACCTAGACAAGATTTAGATTTTGTAGTTACTGAATATGGTGTTGCACATTTAAGAGGAAAAAGTTTTAGAGAGAGAGTTAAAGCTATGATAAATATCTCTCATCCAGATTTTAGAGATGATTTAAAAAAAGAAGCCAAAAAATTAGGCTATTTATAAGGGGGTATTAAAATGAAAAAAGTAGTTTTAGTAGTTTTAAGTGTTATTATGATGTTTGGATTTGTTTTTGCAAAAGATGGAGTTACAGACACAGAAATAAAGATAGGAACATTCCAAGCAATGTCAGGACCTGTTGCAGTCATTGGACAAAGTGTCGCAAATGGTATGAATGCATATTTTAATTACGTCAATGAAAATGGCGGAGTTTACGGAAGAAAAATAAATTTAATAGTTGCTGATGACCAATTTAACCCTGCAAAAACAACAGTTGAAGTAAAAAGAATGATAGAAAACGATAAGGTATTTGCATTAGTAGGTGGTTTGGGAACTCCAGGAAATTTAGCTGTCATGGATTATGTTAATGAAAAGAGAGTGCCATATGTATATCAAGCAAGTGGTTCATCATTATTAGCAATTCCACCTAAAAAATATATTTTCCCTGTACAACCTAACTACACATTAGAAGGAAATATTGTTATGAATTATTTAGTAAAAACAAAAAGAGCTAAAAAAATTGCTATTGTATATAGAAATGATGATGCCGGTAAAGAATTTTTAAATTCCGCATTAGAAACTCTAAAAGATAAATATAATATGAAACCTGTAGAAACTATTGCTATTAATCCGACTGCAAATGATTTTTCAACAGAACTTACAAAATTAATTACAAAACAACCAGACGCTATTGCTGTTATGTTATTTGTTCCCCAATCTGTTAACTTTGTAAAACAAGCTAAACAATATGGATTACAAAAGCAAAAATATGTTTTAACTTATTCAAATTCAGATATTTCATATATTCTTTTAGGCAAAAAAGATGTTGAGGGCGTAGAGGCAATGGCATGGGTAAATGTGGATTTTTCAAAACCTGAATTAAAACCATTTCAAATTTATCAAAAATATTATAATCAAATGCCAAATGCATATGCAATAGCAGGTATGATTGCAGCAGAGGTTTTTGTAGAAGGATTACAAAGAGCTGGAAAAGATTTAACAAGAGAAGGTTTAGTTAAAGCTTTAGAAAGTATGAATAAATGGTCTGGAATGTTGGCTCATGAAATTACATATAAACCATATGATACAAATGATAATACATGTAGATTAGGAAAACAATCTATGTATGTTTTAAGAGTTCGAAACGGAGTTTGGTCACAAATGACAAATTGGATTTATTATGAAAAATAATTTTAATTTTTAGAATTATTTTTTAGCGGGGAATTTCCCCGCTATATTTTAAAGAGGTGAAATAATGCTTGAAATAAAAAATGTGACAGTAAAATTTGGTGGATTAACGGCAGTTAAAAATATGAGTATGGAAATAGAAAAAGGGAAAATACATTCCTTGATTGGACCAAATGGTGCTGGAAAAACAACATTATTTAATGTAATAACAGGAGTTGTAAAACCAATTAAAGGGGAAGTGATTTATAAAGAAAAAAATATATTGAAATATAATTCAGAAGAAATTATATACAACGGGATAACAAGAACATTTCAAAACTTGCAATTATTTAATTTTTTAAATGTATACGAAAATATTTATTCTGGAATTGTACATAAATTCAATGGAAATATTTTTCAATTGATAAATGGAAAATCAAAAAAATTTGAAAAAGAAATTAGAATAAAGATACTAGAAGTTGCTGAATTATTAGGAATAAAAAATAGATTATCATCTTATCCTACTCAACTTTCATATGGAATTTTAAAAAGAATTGAAATAGCTAGAGCTATTGTATCAGAACCTCAACTTATATTATTTGATGAACCAGCTGCTGGATTGAATACTGAGGAAACAAATGAAATCGAAGACATTTTTAGATTAATTAATAAAGAAAAAAATATAACAATATTATTAGTTGAGCACGATATGAATCTTGTAATGAATATTTCAGATAAAATAACTGTTATGAGTTTTGGAGAAAAAATAGCTGAAGGAACGCCTAATGAGATAGTTAATAATGAAGAAGTAATAAAAGTATATTTGGGGGAGAATGAAAATGCTTGAAATAAATAATTTAATTGTCAATTATGGTCATGTAAATGCTGTTAAAAATATATCTTTTAAGATAAATAAGGGTGAAATAGTTTCAATTTTAGGCGCAAACGGCGCAGGAAAATCTTCAACATTATTTGGTATTTTAAAATTAGTAAAATGTAAAAGAGAATTAATTTTTAACAAAGAAAATATTTCAAAAGAAAATACTCAAAAATTAGTAAAGAGAGGAATAATTCTTTGTCCGGAAAACAGAAGAGTTTTCCCCGGTTTAAATGTTGAAGAAAATTTAAAAATGGGAAGTTTCATTCGTGGAAATGAAAAAAATAATTTGGAAAAAGTATATAATCTTTTTCCAATTTTAAAGGATAGAAGAAAACAATTTGCCGGATCTTTATCTGGAGGAGAACAACAAATGCTTGCTGTAGGAAGAGCTTTAATGAGTAATCCGGAAATTTTAATGCTTGATGAACCATCTTTAGGACTTGCACCAATAATTGTTGATGAAATATTTAATGTATTAATTCAACTAAAAAAAGAAGGTATATCTATATTATTAGTAGAACAAAATGCTATGAAAGCTTTAAAAATAAGTGATAGAGCATATATTTTAGAAACAGGGAAAATAGTTCATTCAGATAATGCAAAGGATATGTTAAATGATGAAAAAATAAAAAAAGCTTATCTTGGTAGGTGAGATTATGTTAATATTACAAAGTATTATTTTAGGAATTCCTCAAGGTGCATTGTACGGATTAATGGCTTTTGGAATAGCATTGATATTCAGAAGTGTTGGTGTTATGAATTTTGCTCATGGTCACGCTGGAATGATTTCAACATTTTTTGCATTTACTATTTATTCAATTACTAACAATTTGATTATTTCAATAATTTCTGCTTTAATCTTTGGATTTATATTAGGATATGTTATTGATAAAATTTTAAAACCCATAAAACATATATCTCATGGTGGCATGTTAATTGTAACTTTGGGATTATTAATGATATTTGAAGGGTTAAGCGTTTTAATATGGGGAACAGAATATCAATCTTTTCCAGTATTATTTTCTGGACCTCCATTAATATTTAATTTAGGTGAAAATATTTTAGTTATGCCTATAAATGATTTATGGATAACAATAATTTCTCTTTCAGTAGCTATAATAATTGCGCTATTTTTAAAGTTTACTAAATTGGGTACAGCAATAAGAGCTAGATCTCAAGACGAAATAGGTGCTGGTGTTGTTGGAATTAATATTGATAAAATAGATTCAATAGTTTGGGGAATAGGAATTATGTTATCTGCATTAGTAGGTGTTTTAATTGCCCCAAAAGAATATATACATCCTAATATGATGGTTAATATGCAATTATACGGTTTTACAGCAGGAGTTTTAGGTGGATTTTCTAGTTTATTTGGAGCAATATTTGGAGGTTTACTATTAGGTATAATTGAAAAAATTGTTGGTATGTATATTTCTCCTGATTTTCAATTATCAATTGTATTAGCTTTAATTATCATAATGTTAGTTGTAAAACCTTCAGGGATATTTTCTAAAGGTTTCGAAGGGAGAGTTTAAAATGAAACAATCATTATATATACTATTAATTGGCTTATTAATTGGTATTTTATTTATATCTAAACCATTTATATTACTTATTTTTTCTAGCATTTTAATTTTTTCAATATCAGCATTGGGATTAAATATAATCTCGGGTTATGCAGGACAAATCTCAATTGGACATGGCGCGTTTATGGCGATAGGCGCTTATACAACAGCTTATTTATCTTTAAATTTCAATATTCCTTTTTTAATTAATCTATTAATAGCCATATTACTTTCAGCAATTCTAGGATTATTAATAGGACTACCTGCTTTAAGATTAAAGGGTTTTTATTTAGCCATTGCTACAATGGCATTTGGTATTGCAATTGAACAATTAATAGGAGCTATAGAACCACTTGGAGGACATATAGGTATAAGAAATATTCAACCATTAATAAAAAATGATTTTGGAATGTATATTATAAACTTATTATTTTATGTAATTTTAACATATTTTATTTCAAAAATAGTTAATTCTCCAATAGGACTAAAATATAAGATGGTCAGGGAAAGCGAAGTTGCATCTAAAGCATATGGAGTAAATATATCATATATTAAATTACATGCATTTGTTATTAGCGCAGTATTAGGAGGTATATCTGGAACATTATATGCACATACATTAGGATATATATCTCCTACTGATTTTGGATTAGCTACTTCTTTAAACTTATTAGCTATGATAATAATTGGCGGTATGTCAACCATTCATGGAGGATTAATTGGTGCATTTATTATTACAGGATTACCTTTTATATTCTCTAGGTCTTCAATTCCAATGTCTTTAATTTTTGGTACATTATTAATAATTTTTGTATTATTCTTTCCAAGAGGAATTATTTATGGATTAATAGTAGGATTTTATAAGTATTTTGAACTGCCATATGTAAAATTTAAAAAATTATATTGGAGGCGAAAAAGAATGAATGAAAAATATATTGAAATTAACAATAAGAAAATTTGTTATTATGAAAATGGTAATGGAAAACCTGTTATAATGATACATGGAAATTTTGCATCTGCTAGATGGTATCAAAAGGTAATGGATATAGAAGGATTTCATACTTATGCTATAGACTTGCCAAATTTTGGTAGAAGTGATAGAATTGAAAAGTGTGATATTGATATTTATGCTGATTATGTAAAAATGTTTATGGATAAATTAAATATAGAAAAAGCTATTATTGTAGGGCACTCCTTGGGTGGTGCAGTTGTTCAATCTTTAAGCTATAGATATCCTGAAAAATCAGAAAAAATGATTTTAATTGATTCTGCACCTATAGATGGTTTGAAAACGCCAGAAGAATATTATCCTATATTGGATATGTATAAAGGCAATAAAACACTATTAAGAGAAGCATTAAAAGGTATTATGCCAGAAAATAAAGATGATAGATTGCTTGATGAATTGACTAATGAAGCACTTTTAATGAAAGAAGAATGTTTTACTGGAAATGCTCGTGCTTTAGAAAGAATAAACTATATAGAATTAGCAAAAAATTATAAAAATAAAGTTTTGTTTATTGTTGGTAAAAAAGATTTATTAATAACTGAAGAAATGGCTAAAAAAACAATCAAATACCTAAATGGTGAAATAAAAGTATTTGATCATATTGGACATTCTATTATTGTAGAAGATCCTGAATTATTTAAAGAGGTGTTTGTTAATTTTTAATATTCTATTGGAGATGGTCGTATGAAAAAAAATGTAAAAGAAAAACTAATTGATTCAGCAATTGAATTATTTTCTAAACGATGGTATGAGACAGTATCAATAGCCGAAATATGTAGAAATGCAGGTTTATCAAACGGAGTATTTTATAATTATTTTAAAAATAAACAAGAATTATTTGAATATCTATTAGAAAATTTATTAAAAATTTTTAAAAAAGAATTCTATAATTATAATGGCTCAAATAAAAAAGAGAAATTAATATCATTTTTTGAAATTGTTTTTGAAGCTGCTAAAAAATATAAACCACTTGTTACTATATTCAGAGAAGGTCAATATAGATTTCCAAAATATGAAAAAGAATTAAGAGAAATATATATTGATATACTAGAAAAAATTCTTGAAAAAGAAGTTGATGAAGTTGATTATATTTATATTATAGGAAGTTTAAGATTTTTAGGAATTATGTCTTCATATGATTGGGTAAATTTAGATAAATATACATTTTATGATTTAATGTTTAATGGAATATTCTATAATAATATTAATCATGATTTATTTAATTTAAATATTGAAGAATGTTTAGAACAGCAAATAAATACAAAACAATTATTAATTAATGCTGGTATAGAACTTTTTAGCCAAAAAGGATATCATAAGGTTAAGATTTTTGAAATAACAAATTATGTTGGATTAGCAGTAGGAACTTTTTATATTTATTTCTCTAGCAAAGAAGATTTTTTAAAAGAAATTGTTAGACAGATAAGTTATAAAACAAGATTATTTATTTCTAAAAATATTCCTAAACATTTAAACAGATTAGAAAAGGAAATTGTTGGAATCTATCTATTTTTAGAATTTTTTTCAAAAAATAGAAATTATTATGAAATTATTAGAGAATCTGAGTTTGTAGTAAAAGATGAAGTAAAAAAATATTATGAAGCATTTTTAAATGGATATTTAAATAATTTAAATGATATAAAAAATGATAACAAAAAAATTGTCTCAATGTTTTTAATGGGAATCTCACATTATACAGGTATAGAGTATTTATTTGAAAATACTTTTAAAGATAAAAAAGCGTTTTTATTGTCTCTTTCTAATTATTTAAAAGACGGAATAAATTTATAATATTATGGATGTGAGAAAATGAATTGGATTGCTTTTTTGTCATTGGTTGTAATTGCTTCTTGGACACCAGGGCCAAATAATATATTATCTATGGCATATTCAGGAAAACATGGTTATAAAAAAACAATACCTTTTTTAATTGGTGTCGGAACAGGATTTTTTATTATTTTAGTTTTAAGTGGCATTTTCAACTATTGGTTATATAAAATAATACCTAAAATAAAAATAATTATTAGCGCTATAGGATTTTTGTATTTAATATATTTAGCTTATATGATTTTAAAAAATAGCTCTCATGATATTTCTGAAAAAGAAACTTCTTTTTTAACATATAAAACTGGTGTTTTAATGCAGTTTATTAATCCTAAAGCTATTTTTTTTGCTATTACACTTACTGGCACATTTATTATTCCTGCATATAATTCGATTTTTGCACTTATATCGATATCTATATTATTAGGCATTATTGCATTTTTAGCTACTTCTACTTGGGCTATAATAGGAACTTTACTTAATAGTTTTTTATCAAAATATGAAAAAATATTTAATTTTGCTATGTCAATATTACTTATATATTCTGCATTTTCAATTTTAGGCATTTTCAATTAACTAAAAATCCCCTTAAATGATGTGCCCCCCGAAAGTGGTACAATTAAAAAAAGCATAAAATAATGGGTTTATCCAACATGGCTCCAGTACTCTACTGGGGCCATATTATTTAATCTTGATTGAAACCTCTCATTATTATAGAAATTTATGTAGTCTTCTATAACATCAATATATTCATTTCTTGTTTTTTGTTCTTGAATATAAACATTTCAAATGACCAAAGAAACTTTCAATTGGTGCATTATCAATAGGAATTTTGACATACTTTGAATTATCCCATGATTTTTTAATAAGTTTATAACATATGGATGAGTATATTGAAAACCTCTATCAGTATTAAAAATAGCATTTTTTCATTTGATTCTACCATTTTTTCAAAGTGTTTACGCATCATATCATTTGTAACGCTTAAACTTACTATTTCATTATTATATAAATCTTGTATTACAGATAAGAATAATTTCCCATCTTTTGCTTTTATTTCTGTTATATCTGAAACAAATTTTGTTCTTGGTTCTTTGGTTTTAAAATTCCTTTTAAGAATATTATTCTTAATTTCAATATTGTTATAACTTATTATTCTTTGTTTATTTGTTTTTCTTATTTTAGCTTTTAATCATTATTCTATACACTCTTTTATGGTTGATTATTTTTTGCGAATATATGTCTTCTATATCCTCGTAATCACCCCATGGAATATTTAAAGAAAAAATAAGAAAATGTTATCATTAAACTAAAGAAATGAAAGGGGTGTTTGGTATGAAAAATAGAAATAAGTATTCTCGGTTACTTCAAGTTGTTAAAGAATACCTTAATTCTGATAAGTCTTTATCCGATATTGCTATATGATTCCTTCATCTCACACTTTACATAAATGGGTTAAAAAATATGAGGAATCCGGTTATGATGATAATGTATTTAATTCTAAGAAAGGAAGGCCTAAGTCCATTATTTCTGATATTTCTAAGGTTCCGCTATATGAGTCTGCTGGTATTGTTAGAAACAACTCTAATAATTCTGATGATTCTGCTGTTATGAAGAAAAAAATTGAATATTATGAACGTCTTCTTATTGAAAAGGAATTGCTTATTAAAATGCAAGAAGATGAGATTAACTTTTTAACACAACTGGAAAAAGTAACTTTTATTGGTGTTTTTTTGATTATTTTTAAATATAGAGATTTTTTCTACTTCTTTTTTACTCAATCGTTATAACATTAGTTCCAGTTCAATAACAGGTTGTTTTTTGTTAACCAGAAAGTCTTATTTTAAAGGTCATTCCTATACTGCTGACGGTAAAAAAGTTTCTGATGATTATATTAAACAATTGCTTGTTGATTTGTTATCTATTGATGACACTTTGAATCCTGAGTTCTTTTACAAAACTCTTGGTTCTAAGAAGTTAGCTGCTATTTTTAGACACAAGTATAAATTAATCACAAAAAGATTCATAGATTAAGAAAAGAATTAAATCTTATTAGAAATTATCGTCATCATCCAAAACATCCTAAAAGAAGACCTAAAAATCACGACATTACCAGACCTAATCAATACTGGGAATCAGATATTA
This DNA window, taken from Marinitoga sp. 38H-ov, encodes the following:
- a CDS encoding 3-oxoacyl-ACP synthase; translation: MNVGIMGIGTYIPNNYMTAEEISKKSGIPTDVIKEKFGVLKKPIPGPKDTTSYMGIEAAKNAIENAKITPEEIDLVIWNGGQHKDYPSWLAGLKVADTLGAKNAWSFDMESMCGSMMSGMEVARSMMIANEDINTVLLVSGYRNGDLINYNVKETSFMFDIGAGGAAIVLRKNFNRNVILGTAFKGDGSFSEDCVVEVGGTKKWPMEEKDVKSMHFVVRDVENFKEKLKEKTMPNFYYVIDKSLEKSKLTRKDINYLAILHFKRSAHYAVLDELGLNKHQSTYLENFGHIGQNDQILSIELGLKSGKIKDGDNIVMVGAGLGFVWASAVVKWGEFKG
- a CDS encoding acetyl-CoA hydrolase/transferase family protein, encoding MWKDMYKNKLKSIEEVILSLPKKATIITGLASAEAQGLLENLHKYKNHFDKLKVVTCLNMKEYDFFMDKEYENTYENNSWFLSPPTRKAQKIGLNTVDFIPNNLHMAGTDKLMNEREEGNTIVFWGTVTPMHEKTGYLNLGISNVYELDVLENADMVILEVNNKFIWTHGETQVHISQANYIVENSWDIPELPIVEPTETEKVIAQYISELVNDGSTLQIGIGGIPNAVAKLLNHKKDLGIHTEMFTESMIDLFEAGAITNMKKTLWKGKFVCTFALGTKRMYEWLNNNPGVWIMRGRYVNDPYIIAKNDNMVSINTAITVDLSGQVCSESLGNRQYSGTGGQLDTHRGAVMSKNGKGIIALRSTAKNGSISTIIPMLPQGSYVTVPRQDLDFVVTEYGVAHLRGKSFRERVKAMINISHPDFRDDLKKEAKKLGYL
- a CDS encoding ABC transporter substrate-binding protein, whose product is MKKVVLVVLSVIMMFGFVFAKDGVTDTEIKIGTFQAMSGPVAVIGQSVANGMNAYFNYVNENGGVYGRKINLIVADDQFNPAKTTVEVKRMIENDKVFALVGGLGTPGNLAVMDYVNEKRVPYVYQASGSSLLAIPPKKYIFPVQPNYTLEGNIVMNYLVKTKRAKKIAIVYRNDDAGKEFLNSALETLKDKYNMKPVETIAINPTANDFSTELTKLITKQPDAIAVMLFVPQSVNFVKQAKQYGLQKQKYVLTYSNSDISYILLGKKDVEGVEAMAWVNVDFSKPELKPFQIYQKYYNQMPNAYAIAGMIAAEVFVEGLQRAGKDLTREGLVKALESMNKWSGMLAHEITYKPYDTNDNTCRLGKQSMYVLRVRNGVWSQMTNWIYYEK
- a CDS encoding ABC transporter ATP-binding protein; its protein translation is MLEIKNVTVKFGGLTAVKNMSMEIEKGKIHSLIGPNGAGKTTLFNVITGVVKPIKGEVIYKEKNILKYNSEEIIYNGITRTFQNLQLFNFLNVYENIYSGIVHKFNGNIFQLINGKSKKFEKEIRIKILEVAELLGIKNRLSSYPTQLSYGILKRIEIARAIVSEPQLILFDEPAAGLNTEETNEIEDIFRLINKEKNITILLVEHDMNLVMNISDKITVMSFGEKIAEGTPNEIVNNEEVIKVYLGENENA
- a CDS encoding ABC transporter ATP-binding protein, with the protein product MLEINNLIVNYGHVNAVKNISFKINKGEIVSILGANGAGKSSTLFGILKLVKCKRELIFNKENISKENTQKLVKRGIILCPENRRVFPGLNVEENLKMGSFIRGNEKNNLEKVYNLFPILKDRRKQFAGSLSGGEQQMLAVGRALMSNPEILMLDEPSLGLAPIIVDEIFNVLIQLKKEGISILLVEQNAMKALKISDRAYILETGKIVHSDNAKDMLNDEKIKKAYLGR
- a CDS encoding branched-chain amino acid ABC transporter permease, yielding MLILQSIILGIPQGALYGLMAFGIALIFRSVGVMNFAHGHAGMISTFFAFTIYSITNNLIISIISALIFGFILGYVIDKILKPIKHISHGGMLIVTLGLLMIFEGLSVLIWGTEYQSFPVLFSGPPLIFNLGENILVMPINDLWITIISLSVAIIIALFLKFTKLGTAIRARSQDEIGAGVVGINIDKIDSIVWGIGIMLSALVGVLIAPKEYIHPNMMVNMQLYGFTAGVLGGFSSLFGAIFGGLLLGIIEKIVGMYISPDFQLSIVLALIIIMLVVKPSGIFSKGFEGRV
- a CDS encoding alpha/beta fold hydrolase, with protein sequence MKQSLYILLIGLLIGILFISKPFILLIFSSILIFSISALGLNIISGYAGQISIGHGAFMAIGAYTTAYLSLNFNIPFLINLLIAILLSAILGLLIGLPALRLKGFYLAIATMAFGIAIEQLIGAIEPLGGHIGIRNIQPLIKNDFGMYIINLLFYVILTYFISKIVNSPIGLKYKMVRESEVASKAYGVNISYIKLHAFVISAVLGGISGTLYAHTLGYISPTDFGLATSLNLLAMIIIGGMSTIHGGLIGAFIITGLPFIFSRSSIPMSLIFGTLLIIFVLFFPRGIIYGLIVGFYKYFELPYVKFKKLYWRRKRMNEKYIEINNKKICYYENGNGKPVIMIHGNFASARWYQKVMDIEGFHTYAIDLPNFGRSDRIEKCDIDIYADYVKMFMDKLNIEKAIIVGHSLGGAVVQSLSYRYPEKSEKMILIDSAPIDGLKTPEEYYPILDMYKGNKTLLREALKGIMPENKDDRLLDELTNEALLMKEECFTGNARALERINYIELAKNYKNKVLFIVGKKDLLITEEMAKKTIKYLNGEIKVFDHIGHSIIVEDPELFKEVFVNF
- a CDS encoding TetR/AcrR family transcriptional regulator; its protein translation is MKKNVKEKLIDSAIELFSKRWYETVSIAEICRNAGLSNGVFYNYFKNKQELFEYLLENLLKIFKKEFYNYNGSNKKEKLISFFEIVFEAAKKYKPLVTIFREGQYRFPKYEKELREIYIDILEKILEKEVDEVDYIYIIGSLRFLGIMSSYDWVNLDKYTFYDLMFNGIFYNNINHDLFNLNIEECLEQQINTKQLLINAGIELFSQKGYHKVKIFEITNYVGLAVGTFYIYFSSKEDFLKEIVRQISYKTRLFISKNIPKHLNRLEKEIVGIYLFLEFFSKNRNYYEIIRESEFVVKDEVKKYYEAFLNGYLNNLNDIKNDNKKIVSMFLMGISHYTGIEYLFENTFKDKKAFLLSLSNYLKDGINL
- a CDS encoding LysE family transporter, whose product is MNWIAFLSLVVIASWTPGPNNILSMAYSGKHGYKKTIPFLIGVGTGFFIILVLSGIFNYWLYKIIPKIKIIISAIGFLYLIYLAYMILKNSSHDISEKETSFLTYKTGVLMQFINPKAIFFAITLTGTFIIPAYNSIFALISISILLGIIAFLATSTWAIIGTLLNSFLSKYEKIFNFAMSILLIYSAFSILGIFN